The following proteins come from a genomic window of Misgurnus anguillicaudatus chromosome 10, ASM2758022v2, whole genome shotgun sequence:
- the elp6 gene encoding LOW QUALITY PROTEIN: elongator complex protein 6 (The sequence of the model RefSeq protein was modified relative to this genomic sequence to represent the inferred CDS: deleted 2 bases in 1 codon), translated as MFPELNSILNTSPNSFRKGDFILLSDRQADASFLIHHYLSFYLRAGCKVCFLGLVQSFSHYSAVSQRLGVNLTQAREKGQLVFLEGLKDSIGVILQEDTSQKTQPLNYLRSPGAGLECLFKFVESSVHQSEDGETWGPPVLFIDDLSVLLSLGVSAGAILDFSLYCQATICSELKGNMVILVRCEEEDVDDDEDSNLLQRGLIHQCGLALHVEGLPTGYCRDIHGQVCYHVKVMEVWWRWREDAMYNQRKIFHFKVHEKGASFFARGSSSAIL; from the exons ATGTTTCCAGAGTTGAACAGTATTCTTAATACCAGCCCAAACAGTTTCAGAAAG GGTGACTTCATCTTGCTATCTGACAGACAAGCTGATGCTTCATTTCTCATTCATCACTATCTGTCCTTCTACTTACGTG CTGGTTGTAAGGTTTGCTTTCTGGGTCTCGTGCAGTCCTTTAGCCACTACAGTGCTGTCAGTCAGAGGCTG GGTGTGAATCTGACCCAGGCAAGGGAGAAGGGGCAGCTAGTCTTTCTTGAAGGATTAAAGGACTCTATTGGAGTTATATTACAAGAAGACACCAGCCAGAAGACACAACCTTTGAATTATCTCAG GTCCCCAGGTGCTGGACTGGAATGTCTTTTCAAATTTGTGGAAAGTTCTGTCCATCAGAGTGAAGATGGTGAAACATGGGGTCCTCCAGTATTATTCATAGATGATCTAAGCGTACTTCTTAGTTTAGGTGTCAGTGCTGGAGCAATACTAGACTTTAGCCTCTACTGCCAAGCCACCATCTGTTCTGAGTTAAAG GGAAATATGGTCATTCTGGTAAGATGTGAGGAGGAGGATgtagatgatgatgaagattcaAACCTGCTCCAGAGAGGACTAATTCATCAGTGCGGCTTGGCACTACATGTAGAGGGACTGCCCACAGGATATTGCAGGGACATACATGGACAGGTGTGTTATCATGTTAAAGTC ATGGAGGTGTGGTGGAGATGGAGGGAAGATGCCATGTACAACCAAAGAAAAATCTTTCATTTCAAAGTCCATGAAAAAGGAGCATCATTTTTTGCTCGAGGGTCTTCTAGTGCTATACTCTAA
- the gabpb2b gene encoding GA-binding protein subunit beta-2b: MSLVDLGKRLLEAARKGQDDEVRSLMANGAPFTTDWLGTSPLHLAAQYGHYSTAEVLLRAGVSRDARTKVDRTPLHMASSEGHSSIVELLVKSGADINAKDMLKMTALHWATEHGHRGVVELLIKYGADTHALSKFDKTPFNIAVDKGNTELMLLLQDGMQNQVNMNPERTILSTSPATSSPQFIISSPGGVNLSDIVLTKTNTAGESVIASDSVDSAIQHLVGEDGQRVITIVTDQQGSLGQKYFVTMQGQQMVAVPAGQISEEIITEDTKPLPTRKRKFESTVNHTDTKHKELPEKDSREQLEQQLKEANRKAQEYRQQLLRKEQEAEQYRLKLEAITIGQTNGTGTEPQEEVVLQEEEEEEEVVGGEEVVMLPEGAIIIKEEALDSTEGETVTLVDAADITSTSEVSP, from the exons ATGTCTCTTGTGGATTTGGGAAAGCGTTTGTTGGAGGCAGCACGTAAAGGCCAAGATGATGAAGTGAGGTCTCTTATGGCCAATGGAGCACCTTTTACTACAGACTGG CTGGGGACCTCACCACTTCATTTAGCAGCACAGTATGGGCACTACTCTACAGCTGAAGTGCTCCTCCGTGCCGGCGTGAGCAGAGATGCTCGCACTAAAGTGGATCGTACCCCTCTTCACATGGCTTCTTCAGAGGGACACTCAAGCATTGTTGAATTATTAGTTAAG AGTGGAGCAGACATCAACGCCAAGGACATGTTGAAAATGACTGCCCTGCACTGGGCTACAGAACACGGTCACAGAGGGGTCGTAGAGCTACTGATCAAATACGGTGCCGATACTCATGCCCTCAGCAAGTTTGATAAGACACCTTTCAACATTGCAGTGGACAAAGGAAACACTGAGCTTATGCTCTTATTACAG GATGGTATGCAGAACCAAGTGAACATGAATCCAGAGAGGACTATTTTGAGCACATCTCCAGCCACTTCCAGTCCTCAGTTCATCATCTCATCACCAGGAGGAGTCAATCTCTCTGATATTGTTCttactaaaacaaacacag CTGGCGAGAGTGTGATAGCTTCTGACTCTGTGGACTCGGCTATCCAGCACCTTGTAGGGGAAGATGGCCAGAGAGTGATAACTATAGTAACAGACCAACAGGGCAGCCTGGGACAGAAATATTTTGTCACAATGCAGGGACAACAAA TGGTTGCAGTGCCCGCCGGCCAGATTTCTGAAGAAATCATAACAGAGGACACCAAACCACTTCCAACACGAAAGAGGAAGTTTGAATCAACAGTCAACCACACAGATACCAAACATAAG GAGCTCCCTGAGAAGGACAGTCGGGAACAGTTGGAGCAGCAGCTAAAGGAAGCGAACAGGAAAGCTCAGGAGTATCGGCAACAGTTACTTAGGAAAGAGCAGGAAGCAGAACAGTACCGGCTCAAACTAGAGGCCATTACCATAGGCCAGACCAATGGCACTGGCACAGAGCCCCAAGAGGAAGTGGTCCTTCaggaagaggaggaagaggaggaggtgGTTGGTGGAGAAGAAGTGGTCATGTTGCCAGAGGGCGCCATCATCATTAAGGAGGAGGCCCTTGACTCCACGGAAGGAGAGACAGTGACATTAGTAGATGCAGCAGATATCACATCCACCTCAGAAGTCTCACCATAA